In one Zalophus californianus isolate mZalCal1 chromosome 10, mZalCal1.pri.v2, whole genome shotgun sequence genomic region, the following are encoded:
- the LOC113933156 gene encoding speedy protein E4-like, protein MASCQPCSQSEDESPQPSSSGYPLEAVVDEESPGPSAPWVDPCPVPQSPGRKRRRDESDEETASGTEDIWVVETLCGLKMKLKRQRVSSVLPEHHEVFNRLLEDPVIKRFLAWDKNFRVSDKYLLSMVIAYFSRAGLFSWQHQRIHFFIALYLANDMEEDNQAPKQAIFSFLYGKNRSQRPLFHKLRFQFIRSMGWKTRVSREECEEIQAFDPELWVWGRNRTLVP, encoded by the exons ATGGCCAGTTGTCAACCGTGTTCCCAGTCTGAGGACGAGAGCCCCCAGCCTAGCTCCTCAGGGTACCCCTTGGAGGCAGTGGTGGATGAAGAAAGCCCGGGACCATCAG CCCCCTGGGTAGACCCCTGCCCCGTGCCTCAGTCCCccggaaggaagaggagaagggatgAGTCAGACGAGGAGACAGCCTCGGGGACTGAGGACATCTGGGTCGTGGAGACACTGTGTGGACTCAAGATGAAGTTGAAGAGACAGCGGGTGTCTTCAGTGCTCCCTGAGCACCACGAGGTCTTCAACAGGCTGCTCG AGGATCCTGTCATTAAAAGATTTCTGGCCTGGGACAAAAATTTTAGAGTATCTGACAAG TATCTCCTGTCTATGGTCATAGCTTACTTTAGCCGTGCTGGTCTATTCTCCTGGCAGCACCAGAGAATTCATTTCTTCATAGCGCT CTACCTGGCCAATGACATGGAAGAGGATAACCAGGCCCCCAAACAGGCCATCTTTTCATTCCTCTATGGGAAGAACCGCTCCCAGCGTCCCTTGTTCCACAAACTGCGATTTCAATTCATCCGATCCATGGGCTGGAAGACCAGGGTGTCCCGGGAAGAGTGTGAAGAG ATCCAGGCTTTTGATCCAGAGCTGTGGGTATGGGGGCGAAATCGCACCCTTGTGCCCTAG
- the RBAK gene encoding RB-associated KRAB zinc finger protein, with protein sequence MDESQGPVSFKDVAVDFTQEEWQQLEPDEKTTYRDVMLENYSHLVSVGYDSTKPKVILKLEQGEEPWIAEGDLPCQSHPEIVWKVDDRLERIPGKEDEHSRQAISINSKTPIEERENAFDKTCNVETSLVPSNITSHTCVSCGKNLESTSELIISDGSYARKKPDECSECGKMYHRGKPYECNQNGEGYSQNEESILQKINILEKPFEYNECMEALDNEAVFLAHKRAYMGEKPYEWNDSGSDFIQMSNFNVYQRSQMELKPFECSECGKSFCKKSKLIIHQRAHTGEKPYECNVCGKSFSQKGTLTVHRRSHLEEKPYKCTECGKTFCQKLHLTQHLRTHSGEKPYECNECGKTFCQKTHLTLHQRNHSGERPYPCNECGKSFSRKSALSDHQRTHTGEKLYKCNECGKSYYRKSTLITHQRTHTGEKPYQCSECGKFFSRVSYLTIHYRSHLEEKPYECNECGKTFNLNSAFIRHRKVHTDEKPHECSECGKLSQFSYLTDHPTAPLGDKPYECNECGKIFLDSSAFNGHQSLPKGEKSYECNICGKLFSELSYYTLHYRSHSEEKPYGCSECGKTFSHNSSLFRHQRVHTGEKPYECYECGKFFSQKSYLTIHHRIHSGEKPYECSKCGKVFSRMSNLTVHYRSHSGEKPYECNECGKVFSQKSYLTVHYRTHSGEKPYECNECGKKFHHRSAFNSHQRIHRRGNVNVLDVETLL encoded by the exons ATGGATGAATCCCAG GGGCCAGTGTCATTCAAGGATGTGGCCGTGGACTtcacccaggaggagtggcagcaGCTGGAGCCCGATGAGAAGACCACGTACCGGGATGTGATGCTAGAGAACTACAGCCATCTCGTCTCTGTGG GGTACGACAGTACCAAACCAAAAGTGATCCTCAAattggagcagggagaggagccaTGGATAGCCGAAGGTGATCTGCCGTGTCAGAGTCATCCCG aaATAGTCTGGAAAGTTGATGACCGGCTAGAGAGAATCCCAGGAAAAGAAGATGAACATTCAAGGCAAGCTATTTCTATCAACAGCAAAACCCcgattgaagagagagagaatgcatttgATAAAACATGTAATGTGGAAACAAGCCTTGTTCCTTCAAACATAACATCTCATACTTGTGTCTCATGTGGAAAGAATTTAGAGTCTACTTCAGAGTTAATTATTAGTGATGGAAGCTATGCAAGAAAGAAACCTGATGAGTGTAGTGAATGTGGGAAGATGTACCACAGAgggaaaccctatgaatgtaatcAAAATGGGGAAGGCTATTCTCAGAATGAAGAGAGCATTCttcagaaaattaatattttggagAAACCCTTTGAATATAATGAATGCATGGAAGCCTTAGACAATGAAGCTGTTTTCCTTGCTCATAAGAGAGCTTATATGGGGGAAAAGCCCTACGAGTGGAATGACTCTGGGTCAGACTTCATCCAGATGTCAAATTTTAATGTATACCAGAGGTCACAGATGGAATTGAAGCCCTttgaatgcagtgaatgtgggaaatccttcTGTAAAAAGTCAAAGTTAATCATACATCAGAGGgcccacacaggagagaaaccttatgaatgtaacGTATGTGGGAAATCCTTCAGCCAAAAGGGGACCCTCACCGTCCATCGGAGATCACACTTAGAGGAGAAGCCCTATAAATGTACCGAGTGTGGGAAAACTTTCTGTCAGAAGTTACATCTCACCCAGCACCTGAGAACTCATTCAGGtgagaagccctatgaatgtaatGAGTGTGGGAAAACCTTCTGCCAAAAGACCCATCTCACCCTACACCAGAGGAATCATTCAGGAGAGAGACCCTATCCCTGTAACGAATGTGGGAAATCCTTCTCCCGCAAGTCTGCCCTCAGTGACCACCAGAGAACGCATACAGGAGAGAAACTttacaaatgtaatgaatgtgggaagtcCTACTACCGAAAATCTACCCTTATTACACATCAGAGGACCCACACGGGAGAGAAACCCTATCAGTGCAGCGAGTGTGGGAAGTTCTTCTCTCGGGTGTCGTACCTCACTATACATTATAGAAGTCACTTAgaagagaaaccctatgaatgtaatgaatgtgggaaaaccttcaATTTAAATTCAGCCTTCATTAGACATCGGAAAGTACACACAGATGAGAAGCCCCACGAATGTAGTGAATGCGGAAAGCTCTCTCAGTTCTCATATCTCACTGACCATCCTACAGCTCCTTTAGGAGacaaaccctatgaatgtaatgaatgtgggaaaatCTTCCTTGACAGTTCAGCCTTCAATGGGCACCAATCACTTCCAAAAGGGGAGAAATCCTATGAATGTAACATCTGTGGAAAATTGTTCTCCGAGTTGTCATACTACACTCTACATTACAGAAGTCACTCGGAAGAGAAACCCTATggatgcagtgaatgtgggaaaaccttcTCCCATAATTCATCCCTCTTTAGACATCAAAGAGTGCATacaggagagaagccctatgaGTGTTATGAGTGTGGGAAGTTCTTCTCTCAGAAGTCCTATCTCACCATCCACCACCGGATCCATTCGggagagaagccctatgaatgtaGTAAATGTGGGAAAGTCTTCTCTCGGATGTCAAACCTCACTGTACACTATAGAAGCCATTCAGGAGAGAAGCCCTacgaatgtaatgaatgtggaaaagtCTTTTCTCAGAAGTCATACCTCACAGTACACTATAGGACTCATTCGGGAGAGAAACCCTACGAATGTAACGAGTGTGGGAAAAAATTCCACCACAGGTCAGCCTTCAATAGCCATCAGAGAATTCACAGGAGAGGGAATGTGAATGTACTGGATGTGGAGACGCTCCTGTGA